The Camelus bactrianus isolate YW-2024 breed Bactrian camel chromosome 12, ASM4877302v1, whole genome shotgun sequence genome includes a window with the following:
- the ITGB7 gene encoding integrin beta-7 isoform X4, with protein MVALSMALVFLLALSRGESELDAKTSSPPEAAGWGDPDLSLPGSCQPAPSCQKCILSHPSCAWCKQLNFTATGEAEARRCARREELLARGCPPGELEEPRGRQEVLQDEPLSQGTRGEGATQLAPQRVRVTLRPGEPQKLRVRFLRAEGYPVDLYYLMDLSYSMKDDLERVRQLGHALLVRLQEVTHSVRIGFGSFVDKTVLPFVSTVPSKLRHPCPTRLERCQPPFSFHHVLSLTGDAKAFEQEVGRQSVSGNLDLPEGGFDAILQAALCQEQIGWRNVSRLLVFTSDDTFHTAGDGKLGGIFMPSDGHCHLDSNGLYSRSPEFDYPSVGQVAQALSAANIQPIFAVTSATLPVYQELSKLIPKSAVGELSEDSSNVVQLIMDAYNKLLWARQNGRSSQSLSSTVTLEHEHSLLPSGVHISYESQCGGPEKTEGEAGDRGQCNHVRINQTVNFLVTLQATHCLPEPHLLRFRARGFSEELTVELHTLCDCNCTDTQLQAPHCSDRGHLQCGVCSCVPGRLGRLCECSEAELSSPDLESGCRAPNGTWPLCSGRGRCQCGRCTCSGQSSGRLCECDDASCERHEGILCGGFGRCQCGVCHCHANRTGRACECSGDTDGCVSPEGGLCSGHGRCKCNRCQCSDGYYGTLCDQCSGCKTPCERHRGSRPHPNHCAGLRWGHRGSGTGVGPGVSTLSRNLRPPRIQTF; from the exons ATGGTGGCTTTGTCAATGGCCCTTGTTTTCCTGCTGGCCCTGAGCAGAGGTGAGAGTGAGTTGGACGCCAAGACCTCATCTCCGCCGGAGGCCGCAGGATGGGGGGATCCTGATCTGTCCTTGCCAGGGTCCTGCCAGCCAGCTCCCTCCTGCCAGAAGTGCATCCTCTCACACCCAAGCTGTGCCTGGTGCAAGCAACTG AACTTCACGGCGACGGGGGAGGCGGAGGCGCGGCGCTGCGCCCGGCGAGAGGAGCTGCTGGCCCGGGGCTGCCCGCCGGGGGAGCTGGAGGAGCCCCGCGGTCGGCAGGAGGTGCTGCAGGATGAGCCGCTCAGCCAGGGCACCCGCGGCGAGGGGGCCACCCAGCTCGCGCCGCAGCGGGTCCGGGTCACACTTCGGCCGG gggAGCCCCAGAAACTCCGGGTCCGCTTCCTCCGAGCCGAGGGATATCCGGTGGATCTGTACTACCTTATGGACCTGAGCTACTCCATGAAGGACGACCTGGAGCGCGTGCGCCAGCTCGGGCACGCGCTGCTGGTGCGGCTGCAGGAGGTCACCCACTCCGTGCGCATCG GCTTTGGCTCCTTCGTGGACAAAACAGTGCTGCCCTTTGTGAGCACAGTGCCCTCCAAGCTTcgccacccctgccccacccggCTGGAGCGCTGCCAGCCGCCCTTCAGCTTTCACCATGTGCTGTCCCTCACCGGGGATGCTAAAGCCTTCGAGCAGGAGGTGGGCCGTCAGAGTGTGTCTGGCAACCTGGACTTGCCCGAAGGTGGCTTCGATGCCATTCTGCAGGCTGCCCTCTGCCAG gaGCAGATTGGCTGGAGAAATGTGTCCCGGCTACTGGTGTTCACTTCAGATGACACATTCCACACAGCTGGGGATGGGAAGCTGGGTGGCATTTTCATGCCCAGTGATGGGCACTGCCACTTGGACAGCAATGGCCTCTATAGCCGAAGCCCGGAGTTT GACTACCCCTCTGTGGGTCAGGTAGCCCAGGCCCTTTCTGCAGCAAACATCCAGCCCATCTTTGCTGTCACCAGTGCCACGCTGCCTGTCTACCAG GAGCTGAGTAAGCTGATTCCCAAGTCCGCGGTGGGGGAGCTGAGCGAGGACTCCAGCAATGTGGTACAGCTCATCATGGACGCTTATAAT AAACTCCTCTGGGCCAGGCAGAATGGAAGGAGCTCCCAG AGCCTGTCATCCACTGTGACCCTTGAACACGAACACTCTCTACTTCCTTCTGGGGTCCACATCTCCTACGAATCTCAGTGTGGAGGTCCTGAGAAGACAGAGGGTGAGGCAGGTGACCGGGGCCAGTGCAACCATGTCCGAATCAACCAGACG GTGAATTTTTTGGTTACTCTCCAAGCTACCCACTGCCTCCCAGAGCCCCATCTGCTGAGGTTCCGAGCCCGTGGCTTCTCAGAGGAGCTGACTGTGGAGTTGCACACACTGTGTGATTGTAATTGCACTGACACCCAGCTCCAAGCTCCTCACTGCAGTGACAGGGGGCACCTACAATGTGGGGTGTGCAG CTGTGTCCCCGGCCGCCTGGGTCGACTCTGTGAGTGCTCTGAGGCTGAGCTGTCCTCCCCAGATCTGGAATCTGGGTGCCGGGCCCCCAATGGCACATGGCCCCTGTGCAGCGGGAGGGGACGGTGCCAGTGTGGACGCTGCACCTGCAGTGGACAGAGCTCTGGGCGTCTGTGCGAGTGTGATGATGCCAGCTGTGAGCGACATGAAGGCATCCTCTGTGGAG GCTTTGGCCGCTGCCAATGTGGAGTGTGTCACTGTCATGCTAACCGCACGGGCAGAGCATGCGAATGCAGTGGGGACACGGACGGCTGTGTCAGCCCCGAGGGAGGGCTCTGCAGTGGGCATGGACGCTGCAAATGCAACCGCTGCCAGTGCTCGGACGGCTACTACGGCACCCTCTGTGATCAGTGCTCAGGCTGCAAGACGCCTTGCGAGAGACACAG AGGGAGCAGACCACACCCAAATCATTGTGCTGGGCTGCGTTGGGGGCATCGTGGCAGTGGGACTGGGGTTGGTCCTGGCGTATCGACTCTCAGTAGAAATCTACGACCGCCGAGAATACAGACGTTTTGA
- the ITGB7 gene encoding integrin beta-7 isoform X1, whose protein sequence is MVALSMALVFLLALSRGESELDAKTSSPPEAAGWGDPDLSLPGSCQPAPSCQKCILSHPSCAWCKQLNFTATGEAEARRCARREELLARGCPPGELEEPRGRQEVLQDEPLSQGTRGEGATQLAPQRVRVTLRPGEPQKLRVRFLRAEGYPVDLYYLMDLSYSMKDDLERVRQLGHALLVRLQEVTHSVRIGFGSFVDKTVLPFVSTVPSKLRHPCPTRLERCQPPFSFHHVLSLTGDAKAFEQEVGRQSVSGNLDLPEGGFDAILQAALCQEQIGWRNVSRLLVFTSDDTFHTAGDGKLGGIFMPSDGHCHLDSNGLYSRSPEFDYPSVGQVAQALSAANIQPIFAVTSATLPVYQELSKLIPKSAVGELSEDSSNVVQLIMDAYNKLLWARQNGRSSQSLSSTVTLEHEHSLLPSGVHISYESQCGGPEKTEGEAGDRGQCNHVRINQTVNFLVTLQATHCLPEPHLLRFRARGFSEELTVELHTLCDCNCTDTQLQAPHCSDRGHLQCGVCSCVPGRLGRLCECSEAELSSPDLESGCRAPNGTWPLCSGRGRCQCGRCTCSGQSSGRLCECDDASCERHEGILCGGFGRCQCGVCHCHANRTGRACECSGDTDGCVSPEGGLCSGHGRCKCNRCQCSDGYYGTLCDQCSGCKTPCERHRDCAECGAFGTGPLATNCSMACAHANVTLALAPILDDGWCKERTQDNRLFFFLAEDEAEGRVVLRVKPPEKGADHTQIIVLGCVGGIVAVGLGLVLAYRLSVEIYDRREYRRFEKERQQLSWKQDSNPLYKSAITTTVNPRFQETDSSPL, encoded by the exons ATGGTGGCTTTGTCAATGGCCCTTGTTTTCCTGCTGGCCCTGAGCAGAGGTGAGAGTGAGTTGGACGCCAAGACCTCATCTCCGCCGGAGGCCGCAGGATGGGGGGATCCTGATCTGTCCTTGCCAGGGTCCTGCCAGCCAGCTCCCTCCTGCCAGAAGTGCATCCTCTCACACCCAAGCTGTGCCTGGTGCAAGCAACTG AACTTCACGGCGACGGGGGAGGCGGAGGCGCGGCGCTGCGCCCGGCGAGAGGAGCTGCTGGCCCGGGGCTGCCCGCCGGGGGAGCTGGAGGAGCCCCGCGGTCGGCAGGAGGTGCTGCAGGATGAGCCGCTCAGCCAGGGCACCCGCGGCGAGGGGGCCACCCAGCTCGCGCCGCAGCGGGTCCGGGTCACACTTCGGCCGG gggAGCCCCAGAAACTCCGGGTCCGCTTCCTCCGAGCCGAGGGATATCCGGTGGATCTGTACTACCTTATGGACCTGAGCTACTCCATGAAGGACGACCTGGAGCGCGTGCGCCAGCTCGGGCACGCGCTGCTGGTGCGGCTGCAGGAGGTCACCCACTCCGTGCGCATCG GCTTTGGCTCCTTCGTGGACAAAACAGTGCTGCCCTTTGTGAGCACAGTGCCCTCCAAGCTTcgccacccctgccccacccggCTGGAGCGCTGCCAGCCGCCCTTCAGCTTTCACCATGTGCTGTCCCTCACCGGGGATGCTAAAGCCTTCGAGCAGGAGGTGGGCCGTCAGAGTGTGTCTGGCAACCTGGACTTGCCCGAAGGTGGCTTCGATGCCATTCTGCAGGCTGCCCTCTGCCAG gaGCAGATTGGCTGGAGAAATGTGTCCCGGCTACTGGTGTTCACTTCAGATGACACATTCCACACAGCTGGGGATGGGAAGCTGGGTGGCATTTTCATGCCCAGTGATGGGCACTGCCACTTGGACAGCAATGGCCTCTATAGCCGAAGCCCGGAGTTT GACTACCCCTCTGTGGGTCAGGTAGCCCAGGCCCTTTCTGCAGCAAACATCCAGCCCATCTTTGCTGTCACCAGTGCCACGCTGCCTGTCTACCAG GAGCTGAGTAAGCTGATTCCCAAGTCCGCGGTGGGGGAGCTGAGCGAGGACTCCAGCAATGTGGTACAGCTCATCATGGACGCTTATAAT AAACTCCTCTGGGCCAGGCAGAATGGAAGGAGCTCCCAG AGCCTGTCATCCACTGTGACCCTTGAACACGAACACTCTCTACTTCCTTCTGGGGTCCACATCTCCTACGAATCTCAGTGTGGAGGTCCTGAGAAGACAGAGGGTGAGGCAGGTGACCGGGGCCAGTGCAACCATGTCCGAATCAACCAGACG GTGAATTTTTTGGTTACTCTCCAAGCTACCCACTGCCTCCCAGAGCCCCATCTGCTGAGGTTCCGAGCCCGTGGCTTCTCAGAGGAGCTGACTGTGGAGTTGCACACACTGTGTGATTGTAATTGCACTGACACCCAGCTCCAAGCTCCTCACTGCAGTGACAGGGGGCACCTACAATGTGGGGTGTGCAG CTGTGTCCCCGGCCGCCTGGGTCGACTCTGTGAGTGCTCTGAGGCTGAGCTGTCCTCCCCAGATCTGGAATCTGGGTGCCGGGCCCCCAATGGCACATGGCCCCTGTGCAGCGGGAGGGGACGGTGCCAGTGTGGACGCTGCACCTGCAGTGGACAGAGCTCTGGGCGTCTGTGCGAGTGTGATGATGCCAGCTGTGAGCGACATGAAGGCATCCTCTGTGGAG GCTTTGGCCGCTGCCAATGTGGAGTGTGTCACTGTCATGCTAACCGCACGGGCAGAGCATGCGAATGCAGTGGGGACACGGACGGCTGTGTCAGCCCCGAGGGAGGGCTCTGCAGTGGGCATGGACGCTGCAAATGCAACCGCTGCCAGTGCTCGGACGGCTACTACGGCACCCTCTGTGATCAGTGCTCAGGCTGCAAGACGCCTTGCGAGAGACACAG GGACTGTGCAGAGTGTGGGGCTTTTGGGACTGGTCCCCTGGCCACGAATTGCAGCATGGCTTGTGCCCATGCCAACGTGACTCTGGCTCTGGCCCCTATCCTGGATGACGGCTGGTGCAAAGAGAGGACCCAAGACAACCGGCTCTTCTTCTTCTTAGCAGAGGATGAAGCTGAAGGCAGGGTCGTGTTGAGAGTGAAACCCCCAGAGA AGGGAGCAGACCACACCCAAATCATTGTGCTGGGCTGCGTTGGGGGCATCGTGGCAGTGGGACTGGGGTTGGTCCTGGCGTATCGACTCTCAGTAGAAATCTACGACCGCCGAGAATACAGACGTTTTGAGAAAGAGCGGCAGCAGCTCAGCTGGAAGCAG GACAGCAATCCTCTCTACAAAAGCGCCATCACTACCACTGTCAACCCCCGCTTTCAAGAGACAGACAGTTCCCCTCTCTGA
- the ITGB7 gene encoding integrin beta-7 isoform X3 has product MVALSMALVFLLALSRGESELDAKTSSPPEAAGWGDPDLSLPGSCQPAPSCQKCILSHPSCAWCKQLNFTATGEAEARRCARREELLARGCPPGELEEPRGRQEVLQDEPLSQGTRGEGATQLAPQRVRVTLRPGEPQKLRVRFLRAEGYPVDLYYLMDLSYSMKDDLERVRQLGHALLVRLQEVTHSVRIGFGSFVDKTVLPFVSTVPSKLRHPCPTRLERCQPPFSFHHVLSLTGDAKAFEQEVGRQSVSGNLDLPEGGFDAILQAALCQEQIGWRNVSRLLVFTSDDTFHTAGDGKLGGIFMPSDGHCHLDSNGLYSRSPEFDYPSVGQVAQALSAANIQPIFAVTSATLPVYQELSKLIPKSAVGELSEDSSNVVQLIMDAYNKLLWARQNGRSSQSLSSTVTLEHEHSLLPSGVHISYESQCGGPEKTEGEAGDRGQCNHVRINQTVNFLVTLQATHCLPEPHLLRFRARGFSEELTVELHTLCDCNCTDTQLQAPHCSDRGHLQCGVCSCVPGRLGRLCECSEAELSSPDLESGCRAPNGTWPLCSGRGRCQCGRCTCSGQSSGRLCECDDASCERHEGILCGGFGRCQCGVCHCHANRTGRACECSGDTDGCVSPEGGLCSGHGRCKCNRCQCSDGYYGTLCDQCSGCKTPCERHRDCAECGAFGTGPLATNCSMACAHANVTLALAPILDDGWCKERTQDNRLFFFLAEDEAEGRVVLRVKPPEKGADHTQIIVLGCVGGIVAVGLGLVLAYRLSVEIYDRREYRRFEKERQQLSWKQN; this is encoded by the exons ATGGTGGCTTTGTCAATGGCCCTTGTTTTCCTGCTGGCCCTGAGCAGAGGTGAGAGTGAGTTGGACGCCAAGACCTCATCTCCGCCGGAGGCCGCAGGATGGGGGGATCCTGATCTGTCCTTGCCAGGGTCCTGCCAGCCAGCTCCCTCCTGCCAGAAGTGCATCCTCTCACACCCAAGCTGTGCCTGGTGCAAGCAACTG AACTTCACGGCGACGGGGGAGGCGGAGGCGCGGCGCTGCGCCCGGCGAGAGGAGCTGCTGGCCCGGGGCTGCCCGCCGGGGGAGCTGGAGGAGCCCCGCGGTCGGCAGGAGGTGCTGCAGGATGAGCCGCTCAGCCAGGGCACCCGCGGCGAGGGGGCCACCCAGCTCGCGCCGCAGCGGGTCCGGGTCACACTTCGGCCGG gggAGCCCCAGAAACTCCGGGTCCGCTTCCTCCGAGCCGAGGGATATCCGGTGGATCTGTACTACCTTATGGACCTGAGCTACTCCATGAAGGACGACCTGGAGCGCGTGCGCCAGCTCGGGCACGCGCTGCTGGTGCGGCTGCAGGAGGTCACCCACTCCGTGCGCATCG GCTTTGGCTCCTTCGTGGACAAAACAGTGCTGCCCTTTGTGAGCACAGTGCCCTCCAAGCTTcgccacccctgccccacccggCTGGAGCGCTGCCAGCCGCCCTTCAGCTTTCACCATGTGCTGTCCCTCACCGGGGATGCTAAAGCCTTCGAGCAGGAGGTGGGCCGTCAGAGTGTGTCTGGCAACCTGGACTTGCCCGAAGGTGGCTTCGATGCCATTCTGCAGGCTGCCCTCTGCCAG gaGCAGATTGGCTGGAGAAATGTGTCCCGGCTACTGGTGTTCACTTCAGATGACACATTCCACACAGCTGGGGATGGGAAGCTGGGTGGCATTTTCATGCCCAGTGATGGGCACTGCCACTTGGACAGCAATGGCCTCTATAGCCGAAGCCCGGAGTTT GACTACCCCTCTGTGGGTCAGGTAGCCCAGGCCCTTTCTGCAGCAAACATCCAGCCCATCTTTGCTGTCACCAGTGCCACGCTGCCTGTCTACCAG GAGCTGAGTAAGCTGATTCCCAAGTCCGCGGTGGGGGAGCTGAGCGAGGACTCCAGCAATGTGGTACAGCTCATCATGGACGCTTATAAT AAACTCCTCTGGGCCAGGCAGAATGGAAGGAGCTCCCAG AGCCTGTCATCCACTGTGACCCTTGAACACGAACACTCTCTACTTCCTTCTGGGGTCCACATCTCCTACGAATCTCAGTGTGGAGGTCCTGAGAAGACAGAGGGTGAGGCAGGTGACCGGGGCCAGTGCAACCATGTCCGAATCAACCAGACG GTGAATTTTTTGGTTACTCTCCAAGCTACCCACTGCCTCCCAGAGCCCCATCTGCTGAGGTTCCGAGCCCGTGGCTTCTCAGAGGAGCTGACTGTGGAGTTGCACACACTGTGTGATTGTAATTGCACTGACACCCAGCTCCAAGCTCCTCACTGCAGTGACAGGGGGCACCTACAATGTGGGGTGTGCAG CTGTGTCCCCGGCCGCCTGGGTCGACTCTGTGAGTGCTCTGAGGCTGAGCTGTCCTCCCCAGATCTGGAATCTGGGTGCCGGGCCCCCAATGGCACATGGCCCCTGTGCAGCGGGAGGGGACGGTGCCAGTGTGGACGCTGCACCTGCAGTGGACAGAGCTCTGGGCGTCTGTGCGAGTGTGATGATGCCAGCTGTGAGCGACATGAAGGCATCCTCTGTGGAG GCTTTGGCCGCTGCCAATGTGGAGTGTGTCACTGTCATGCTAACCGCACGGGCAGAGCATGCGAATGCAGTGGGGACACGGACGGCTGTGTCAGCCCCGAGGGAGGGCTCTGCAGTGGGCATGGACGCTGCAAATGCAACCGCTGCCAGTGCTCGGACGGCTACTACGGCACCCTCTGTGATCAGTGCTCAGGCTGCAAGACGCCTTGCGAGAGACACAG GGACTGTGCAGAGTGTGGGGCTTTTGGGACTGGTCCCCTGGCCACGAATTGCAGCATGGCTTGTGCCCATGCCAACGTGACTCTGGCTCTGGCCCCTATCCTGGATGACGGCTGGTGCAAAGAGAGGACCCAAGACAACCGGCTCTTCTTCTTCTTAGCAGAGGATGAAGCTGAAGGCAGGGTCGTGTTGAGAGTGAAACCCCCAGAGA AGGGAGCAGACCACACCCAAATCATTGTGCTGGGCTGCGTTGGGGGCATCGTGGCAGTGGGACTGGGGTTGGTCCTGGCGTATCGACTCTCAGTAGAAATCTACGACCGCCGAGAATACAGACGTTTTGAGAAAGAGCGGCAGCAGCTCAGCTGGAAGCAG AACTGA
- the ITGB7 gene encoding integrin beta-7 isoform X2 translates to MVALSMALVFLLALSRGESELDAKTSSPPEAAGWGDPDLSLPGSCQPAPSCQKCILSHPSCAWCKQLNFTATGEAEARRCARREELLARGCPPGELEEPRGRQEVLQDEPLSQGTRGEGATQLAPQRVRVTLRPGEPQKLRVRFLRAEGYPVDLYYLMDLSYSMKDDLERVRQLGHALLVRLQEVTHSVRIGFGSFVDKTVLPFVSTVPSKLRHPCPTRLERCQPPFSFHHVLSLTGDAKAFEQEVGRQSVSGNLDLPEGGFDAILQAALCQEQIGWRNVSRLLVFTSDDTFHTAGDGKLGGIFMPSDGHCHLDSNGLYSRSPEFDYPSVGQVAQALSAANIQPIFAVTSATLPVYQELSKLIPKSAVGELSEDSSNVVQLIMDAYNSLSSTVTLEHEHSLLPSGVHISYESQCGGPEKTEGEAGDRGQCNHVRINQTVNFLVTLQATHCLPEPHLLRFRARGFSEELTVELHTLCDCNCTDTQLQAPHCSDRGHLQCGVCSCVPGRLGRLCECSEAELSSPDLESGCRAPNGTWPLCSGRGRCQCGRCTCSGQSSGRLCECDDASCERHEGILCGGFGRCQCGVCHCHANRTGRACECSGDTDGCVSPEGGLCSGHGRCKCNRCQCSDGYYGTLCDQCSGCKTPCERHRDCAECGAFGTGPLATNCSMACAHANVTLALAPILDDGWCKERTQDNRLFFFLAEDEAEGRVVLRVKPPEKGADHTQIIVLGCVGGIVAVGLGLVLAYRLSVEIYDRREYRRFEKERQQLSWKQDSNPLYKSAITTTVNPRFQETDSSPL, encoded by the exons ATGGTGGCTTTGTCAATGGCCCTTGTTTTCCTGCTGGCCCTGAGCAGAGGTGAGAGTGAGTTGGACGCCAAGACCTCATCTCCGCCGGAGGCCGCAGGATGGGGGGATCCTGATCTGTCCTTGCCAGGGTCCTGCCAGCCAGCTCCCTCCTGCCAGAAGTGCATCCTCTCACACCCAAGCTGTGCCTGGTGCAAGCAACTG AACTTCACGGCGACGGGGGAGGCGGAGGCGCGGCGCTGCGCCCGGCGAGAGGAGCTGCTGGCCCGGGGCTGCCCGCCGGGGGAGCTGGAGGAGCCCCGCGGTCGGCAGGAGGTGCTGCAGGATGAGCCGCTCAGCCAGGGCACCCGCGGCGAGGGGGCCACCCAGCTCGCGCCGCAGCGGGTCCGGGTCACACTTCGGCCGG gggAGCCCCAGAAACTCCGGGTCCGCTTCCTCCGAGCCGAGGGATATCCGGTGGATCTGTACTACCTTATGGACCTGAGCTACTCCATGAAGGACGACCTGGAGCGCGTGCGCCAGCTCGGGCACGCGCTGCTGGTGCGGCTGCAGGAGGTCACCCACTCCGTGCGCATCG GCTTTGGCTCCTTCGTGGACAAAACAGTGCTGCCCTTTGTGAGCACAGTGCCCTCCAAGCTTcgccacccctgccccacccggCTGGAGCGCTGCCAGCCGCCCTTCAGCTTTCACCATGTGCTGTCCCTCACCGGGGATGCTAAAGCCTTCGAGCAGGAGGTGGGCCGTCAGAGTGTGTCTGGCAACCTGGACTTGCCCGAAGGTGGCTTCGATGCCATTCTGCAGGCTGCCCTCTGCCAG gaGCAGATTGGCTGGAGAAATGTGTCCCGGCTACTGGTGTTCACTTCAGATGACACATTCCACACAGCTGGGGATGGGAAGCTGGGTGGCATTTTCATGCCCAGTGATGGGCACTGCCACTTGGACAGCAATGGCCTCTATAGCCGAAGCCCGGAGTTT GACTACCCCTCTGTGGGTCAGGTAGCCCAGGCCCTTTCTGCAGCAAACATCCAGCCCATCTTTGCTGTCACCAGTGCCACGCTGCCTGTCTACCAG GAGCTGAGTAAGCTGATTCCCAAGTCCGCGGTGGGGGAGCTGAGCGAGGACTCCAGCAATGTGGTACAGCTCATCATGGACGCTTATAAT AGCCTGTCATCCACTGTGACCCTTGAACACGAACACTCTCTACTTCCTTCTGGGGTCCACATCTCCTACGAATCTCAGTGTGGAGGTCCTGAGAAGACAGAGGGTGAGGCAGGTGACCGGGGCCAGTGCAACCATGTCCGAATCAACCAGACG GTGAATTTTTTGGTTACTCTCCAAGCTACCCACTGCCTCCCAGAGCCCCATCTGCTGAGGTTCCGAGCCCGTGGCTTCTCAGAGGAGCTGACTGTGGAGTTGCACACACTGTGTGATTGTAATTGCACTGACACCCAGCTCCAAGCTCCTCACTGCAGTGACAGGGGGCACCTACAATGTGGGGTGTGCAG CTGTGTCCCCGGCCGCCTGGGTCGACTCTGTGAGTGCTCTGAGGCTGAGCTGTCCTCCCCAGATCTGGAATCTGGGTGCCGGGCCCCCAATGGCACATGGCCCCTGTGCAGCGGGAGGGGACGGTGCCAGTGTGGACGCTGCACCTGCAGTGGACAGAGCTCTGGGCGTCTGTGCGAGTGTGATGATGCCAGCTGTGAGCGACATGAAGGCATCCTCTGTGGAG GCTTTGGCCGCTGCCAATGTGGAGTGTGTCACTGTCATGCTAACCGCACGGGCAGAGCATGCGAATGCAGTGGGGACACGGACGGCTGTGTCAGCCCCGAGGGAGGGCTCTGCAGTGGGCATGGACGCTGCAAATGCAACCGCTGCCAGTGCTCGGACGGCTACTACGGCACCCTCTGTGATCAGTGCTCAGGCTGCAAGACGCCTTGCGAGAGACACAG GGACTGTGCAGAGTGTGGGGCTTTTGGGACTGGTCCCCTGGCCACGAATTGCAGCATGGCTTGTGCCCATGCCAACGTGACTCTGGCTCTGGCCCCTATCCTGGATGACGGCTGGTGCAAAGAGAGGACCCAAGACAACCGGCTCTTCTTCTTCTTAGCAGAGGATGAAGCTGAAGGCAGGGTCGTGTTGAGAGTGAAACCCCCAGAGA AGGGAGCAGACCACACCCAAATCATTGTGCTGGGCTGCGTTGGGGGCATCGTGGCAGTGGGACTGGGGTTGGTCCTGGCGTATCGACTCTCAGTAGAAATCTACGACCGCCGAGAATACAGACGTTTTGAGAAAGAGCGGCAGCAGCTCAGCTGGAAGCAG GACAGCAATCCTCTCTACAAAAGCGCCATCACTACCACTGTCAACCCCCGCTTTCAAGAGACAGACAGTTCCCCTCTCTGA